The following are from one region of the Thermanaerothrix sp. genome:
- the lptB gene encoding LPS export ABC transporter ATP-binding protein → MTAVQSGSLEVVNVAKSYRGRRVVDGVSFTVRRGCVTGLLGPNGAGKSTTFYMTVGRIRPDEGSVILNGEDVTGLPMYLRARRGLGYLPQEASIFRNLTVRENLELVYQELGWHERDYGPQVDRLIEEFNIGVIRDTKGYALSGGERRRVEIARCVALKPSFLLLDEPFSGIDPIAVYDIQQMIRSLKEKGFGILLTDHNVRETLSITDVTYLIHQGRVVVQGAPEEVAESEEARKFYLGEEFRW, encoded by the coding sequence GTGACCGCCGTTCAGTCCGGGTCCCTTGAGGTGGTGAATGTGGCCAAGAGCTACCGGGGCCGAAGGGTGGTGGACGGCGTTTCCTTCACGGTCCGCCGAGGCTGCGTTACCGGTCTTTTGGGCCCCAACGGCGCGGGAAAGAGCACCACGTTCTACATGACCGTGGGGCGCATAAGGCCCGACGAGGGGTCGGTGATACTTAACGGCGAGGACGTGACTGGCCTTCCAATGTACCTCAGGGCCCGGCGGGGGCTTGGCTACCTCCCCCAGGAGGCCTCCATATTCAGGAACCTTACGGTGAGGGAGAACCTGGAGCTTGTCTATCAGGAGCTTGGATGGCACGAGAGGGATTACGGGCCTCAGGTGGACAGGCTCATAGAGGAGTTCAACATAGGCGTCATAAGGGACACCAAGGGTTATGCGCTGAGCGGAGGGGAGAGGCGCAGGGTGGAGATAGCCCGGTGCGTGGCGCTAAAGCCGTCGTTTCTGCTTCTGGACGAGCCCTTCAGCGGCATAGACCCCATAGCGGTCTACGACATACAGCAGATGATAAGAAGCCTCAAGGAAAAGGGGTTTGGGATACTCCTTACGGACCACAACGTGAGGGAGACCTTGTCCATAACCGACGTGACCTACCTGATCCACCAGGGCCGGGTGGTGGTCCAGGGTGCCCCTGAGGAAGTGGCGGAGAGCGAAGAGGCCCGCAAGTTCTACCTGGGGGAGGAGTTTAGGTGGTAA
- a CDS encoding aspartate-semialdehyde dehydrogenase translates to MKVAVLGTTGLVGGRMLECLERSSLPVDQVVPLGSERSKGRTVTFRGEELEVLPVEERHFDGVSLALFSAGSGPSRTWAPVAVSKGAVVVDNSSAWRMDPDVPLVVPEINAEDLAWHRGIVANPNCATIGALMALYPLHRRYGLVYFSAVTYQSVSGTGWKAVEELKGASKAFLSGETWRNSVYPRDIAFNLLPHIGDFDDQGISDEEWKMVRESRKILGMPNLKVSSATVRVPTFNCHGEAISASFKERPDANEARRILADFKGVVVMDDPKGALYPTPHDGAGRGEVLVGRIRPDTGLENGLAMWLVSDNLLKGAALNAVQIGEALFRGGR, encoded by the coding sequence ATGAAGGTAGCGGTTCTGGGGACCACCGGGCTGGTGGGTGGCCGCATGCTTGAGTGCCTTGAGAGAAGTTCCCTCCCGGTGGATCAGGTGGTGCCCTTGGGCTCCGAGAGGTCCAAGGGCAGGACCGTCACGTTCCGGGGGGAGGAGCTGGAGGTGCTGCCGGTGGAGGAGCGCCACTTCGACGGCGTGTCCCTTGCCCTCTTCTCCGCCGGATCCGGCCCTTCCAGGACCTGGGCCCCGGTGGCGGTTTCCAAGGGGGCGGTGGTGGTGGACAACAGCTCCGCCTGGAGGATGGATCCTGACGTGCCGCTGGTGGTTCCGGAGATAAACGCCGAAGACCTGGCCTGGCATAGGGGCATAGTGGCCAACCCAAACTGCGCCACCATAGGGGCCCTCATGGCCCTTTACCCCCTCCACAGGCGTTACGGCCTTGTGTACTTCTCCGCGGTTACCTACCAGTCCGTTTCGGGAACGGGCTGGAAGGCGGTGGAGGAGCTCAAAGGGGCATCGAAGGCCTTTCTCTCCGGCGAGACCTGGAGGAACTCCGTTTATCCACGGGACATCGCCTTCAACCTGCTGCCCCACATAGGGGACTTCGATGACCAGGGCATATCCGATGAGGAGTGGAAGATGGTTCGGGAGTCCCGGAAGATACTGGGTATGCCGAACCTTAAGGTGAGCTCCGCCACCGTTAGGGTTCCCACCTTCAACTGCCACGGGGAGGCCATATCCGCCTCCTTTAAGGAGAGGCCCGATGCCAACGAGGCCCGTAGGATCCTCGCGGATTTTAAGGGGGTGGTGGTGATGGACGACCCCAAGGGGGCCCTTTATCCCACCCCTCACGACGGGGCGGGCCGTGGAGAGGTGCTGGTGGGGCGCATAAGGCCTGACACGGGCCTTGAGAACGGCCTTGCCATGTGGTTGGTGTCGGACAACCTACTTAAGGGGGCGGCGCTTAACGCGGTGCAGATAGGGGAGGCCCTGTTCCGCGGCGGTCGATGA
- a CDS encoding aspartate kinase produces MAERMTDLPLTVLKFGGSSVADPERMRAVARRIKSVKDQGFRVAVVVSAMGSTTDRLLSLARDVSLRCDGRELDQLLATGEQQSVALLALALQGEGVGAVSFTAAQAGFKAVGFPTEGRIYRVEASAVEEALDRGLVPVVTGFQAVTDSGDVITLGRGGSDLSAVALAAALKAHSCQILKDVAGIMSADPKVVKGAVKLKGISYEECMEMSALGAKMLQAWSVEMAMRYQVPLYVGSSFTEEEGTWVMTNPVSEGLVIKAVVHDTKVAKITVIGVPDMPGVALRLFRSLAERGIGAEMIIQNTMRGGLNDITFLVKKTCLDEAIDITRDFCQEVEAQGVGFDSEIARVSVVGAGIANHPELPVRMFQALAEEGINIDMISSNSLSLTCVVPANRCDEAVRALHEVFIEEASF; encoded by the coding sequence CCGTATAAAGTCCGTCAAGGATCAGGGGTTCCGGGTGGCGGTGGTGGTGTCCGCCATGGGAAGCACCACCGACAGGCTTCTGTCCTTGGCCCGGGACGTCTCCCTTAGGTGTGACGGCCGGGAGCTGGATCAGCTCTTGGCCACCGGCGAACAGCAGAGCGTGGCGCTGCTCGCCCTGGCCCTTCAGGGGGAGGGGGTGGGGGCTGTGTCCTTCACCGCCGCCCAGGCGGGGTTCAAGGCGGTGGGGTTCCCCACCGAGGGCCGCATATACCGGGTGGAGGCCTCAGCGGTGGAGGAGGCCCTGGACAGAGGCCTTGTGCCGGTGGTTACCGGCTTCCAGGCGGTGACCGACTCTGGGGACGTGATAACCCTTGGGAGGGGAGGGTCGGATCTCTCAGCCGTGGCCCTGGCCGCCGCCCTTAAGGCCCATAGCTGCCAGATATTGAAGGACGTGGCGGGCATCATGTCCGCGGATCCAAAGGTGGTGAAGGGGGCGGTGAAGCTCAAGGGCATAAGCTACGAGGAGTGCATGGAGATGTCCGCCCTGGGGGCCAAGATGCTTCAGGCCTGGAGCGTCGAGATGGCCATGAGGTACCAGGTGCCCCTTTATGTGGGCTCCAGCTTCACCGAAGAGGAGGGAACTTGGGTGATGACTAACCCGGTGAGCGAAGGTCTTGTCATAAAGGCGGTGGTCCACGACACCAAGGTGGCCAAGATAACCGTCATAGGGGTGCCGGACATGCCCGGCGTGGCGCTTAGGCTCTTCCGGAGCCTGGCGGAAAGGGGCATCGGCGCGGAGATGATAATCCAGAACACCATGAGGGGAGGCCTTAACGACATAACCTTCCTGGTGAAGAAGACCTGTCTGGACGAGGCCATAGACATAACCAGGGACTTCTGCCAGGAGGTGGAGGCCCAGGGGGTGGGGTTTGACTCCGAGATAGCCCGGGTGTCCGTGGTTGGGGCGGGGATAGCGAACCACCCGGAGCTGCCGGTCCGCATGTTCCAGGCCCTGGCGGAGGAGGGCATAAACATAGACATGATATCCTCCAACTCCCTGTCGCTCACCTGCGTGGTGCCCGCCAATCGGTGTGATGAGGCCGTAAGGGCCCTTCACGAGGTCTTTATAGAGGAGGCGTCTTTCTGA